The Eubalaena glacialis isolate mEubGla1 chromosome 3, mEubGla1.1.hap2.+ XY, whole genome shotgun sequence nucleotide sequence CATGCAGTTATGTTTAGTCCCATACagcttttttgtattttgttgcttgaggagaggtgtgtccaggtgcaagcattgcagcaccgcagcaaagggtcccagatcccagcctgtctcagcatAAAGGCgttctttttatttaacatcaaATGATGTTTGTATTTCTAAAGGTAGTAGAAGATGAGGTATTTAAGCACATGAGTGTCTATGTTGTTTGTTCCTAGTACATTTGATGTACCCCTTTGTTACCAAACCCAGGTTCGGTTGCTTCTTGCTCAAGAGCCAATAATTCgagaggcaagtgtcagtagaaaggaaaggtgctttaatcagaaaagccagcAATCTAAGGAGAAGGTGGACTTGTGTCCAgagaccaactctgaagattctgctcagccatgacagtttttaaaggagaaaaaggaggaagaatcTCAATGAATCATCGAAGCAGGAAGTTGGATTCTGCATCATTCCCCGTTGCttgcagactggctgactcttcagatgttatcttgcctGCACGATCAAcctgcaggattgctaagggggCTGTTGAGAATAGAGAGCTCATCATTTTTTAActgcttaattcttcattcttacttctttttatctaggaaaagaatcagCAAGTTAGACAAGGCATGGTGTGCATTCAAGAGagcataagtcaggagttaggttaaattgCCTAGTGAGCTCATTCCTATAATTAAGTTCTTTTAAggttaaagggggaaaaaatgggcaaacaggaaaggggcaaaagagctgctttcaccTTGAAACCTTGCCTGCTGTGCCTCAGCTGGGTTAGCCATTGTCCATCATTCACAGGTACAAAGCATAGCACAAGCAAAGGATCTATGTCAGTAATGAGCGTCATGTTCCAAGATGGAGCTGAGGCTGCTGCACCGGAAGCTGCGTCTCAATAGGACCATAAGACCAGGTTGTGAGCGTCTTCAAATGTCAGACTGAGTGGAGAGCTTATCTGAAAGCAACAGGAAGCCCCTGGAGATTTATAGGCAAGGAATGAAGTAGAACAGAAGAGTGGGGCAAGCAAGTGACAACAGTGTCATCTCAGTAGGGAGAGAGGAAATGCTATGTGACCACAAAAAAGTCTGTGAACATGCACTGGGGGTGGAAAGACCCCTGCACCCACCAAGAGCATTGGCATGCAGCCACACTGGCACAAAGTCCAAATTTCCTAGCTTGGCATCCTGTTCATCCTCTGGGCCCTCTGTGTTTCCAGACATCTCTGCTTCTTCAGAAACCTCAGTTTCAGTGATGCGGCCCGTTCACCAACCCACTAGCCAGAGGAGCTTGTGCCTTTCTTGATCACAGCTTCCCTGGCTTCTGGGCCCTGACTGTCTCCTTCTCTTCTACAGTGCTTGCCTGACAGATGCCCTAGAGTTAAGGCAAACTTAAGTGCTTGCTTTCCTGCCACCATTCCTCTGCTCACCCACCCCCTTCGCCTAAAATGTCCCCCTCCCCTTGCTACTGACTTTCAGCCCCCCATCCTCAAGTTCCAGCCAAGTTGCCATCTAACCTGTCCTGCGTCCCCCTAGCCAAAACACCACTCCCTCCTTGTAATGCCTAAAACTACCAATTTATGCCCCTCATCCACTCTTGTGAGGTCTTGAATTATAGCTGTTTGATCTTGCTACCAGTGTGGGGATTCTGCTATAGTTGCTGAGGATGTCTGTTCCAATTATGTATTCCATAACTGGGGAGATTACCACAGGATGGGCTTGGGGACCCACTGGGTCCACTGTGAAGTAGTCCTGAGCTAAAACACCACTGATCACCCGACCTCCATAAACCCCTACTCTGACTGGCAGACCACAGTGATGTCTGGGGTCTCCTGGAATCAGTGTCAGTTCAGAGCCAGTGTCCAGTAATCCTCAAAGAGCTGATTACCTCCTTTCCCCCGATGCACAGTTACTCTGGTAAAAGCCCCAGTCGCCTTTGGAGAAGGCTACGAGAAAGATGAACAGGATAAAGATTCGGCAGCAGGGAGGGATCCTTCCTCCAGGGCACTTAGCCTTCGCTCCGTTCAAGGGGAACCAGGTCTTAAACTGGCTCAAGTGTAGGAATTGATTCTCTGTGCCATCATAACTTGTAATTGCCTTTTGTTTGTGTGCAGCCATCACCCTGAGACCTAGCTGTGCTACTGGATGGTTTTACTACAAGTCCTGTTGCTAGGGATACTTCCAGAAGCTGAGGAACTGGTCTGATGCTGAGGTAAGAAATCTGGCCCATGCTTGGAGAGGCTTCTCTAAAGCAAGGGGCCACTCAAAGCTCCAGGTATCATTCAACTCAGAGCCAAGGGTCCTTCCTTGGCATCCTGAGAAGTAACCTGGCTGGTGAAATGGAGAATAGAGGGTTATGTGCTCAACTCCTTTAATCGTGTAAGCATTGATGGAGCATGTGCTATAGGCCCAGACCCTGGATGGGCTGCAAAGACATGAGGATGAGCAAGGAAcagcctgccctcaaggagttcacTGTCAGGGAGAAAGACAGAAATACATAAGTCCAAAGACGATGAGATGAGGAACTTACAGAAAGAACAACTGAATTGCCGTACAAGATTTACCAGCAAGAGAGCCGTGTGTAGACAGCCTCAGAGCCACCTGACGGAGAGTGAAGCATTCCAGACAAATGCAAGGCCTCACTGTCTCCATAACCCAACAAACGTATTGGTTTTATTTCACTGAGGCTTTTCTAAGAGATACCCACATAGCCAGTCAGAATAAGTTACCTCAGAGTGTTGGGAGTCGTGATGCTATGTCTCTGAATTGTGGATGTTAAACTGAAGTGACTGACCGGGGAGCTACGTGGGGAAATGGGGTGTGATCTGGGCCCAGAATGGCCTCAGAATCCCTGTAAATCAATAACTCAGAATGAGGAAGCACCTATCACATGATAGCTACTGAGGATGCAAAGGTCTTTTCTGGCCTTAAAAAGTGCAGAACTGATGCAAGATTGTgacatttaaacaaaaaattgcCATGCGGTATGAGcataagtgactttcccaagattACACCGAGAATAACCAGCAGAGCAAACCCAGGGAAGTTGGCCCCAGTGCAATGCTTTCCTAAGCAGATGTGAatgatagcaaaaaagaaaaaaagagccaaaCACAGAAAGGGCCTCCCAGATTCTGTCcactgaaagaagaaaaggctCATGGACAGCAGTGGACTTCTCCTCAGTTCTTGGGAAGCAACTTGGAGAAATCCTGGACAGATGTTTGTACTGCCTGTCCCTGGAGAATCCAACACTAACTCTACCAAGACAAAGAGGAAGATATCTAGGGGGCTTTGGAATAATATAGACCTGAGTTTAAATCACGCTCTGCCACACATTAGTGGCAGCTATACCTCGCTTTACcagttttcttctgtaaaatggggataacacttTTATCCCATGGGGTTTTTGGGAGAATTCATGAAAAGAACTTGCAAAAAGCCTGTGGCACACGGTGGATGCTCAATTCAGGTTTTCAAGGCAAAAACGATCCACATGATTGATACCAAACCTTAGCAAAGTTAACCACTCCTGAAACAGAGTGTAGAGAAGGTGCCGGGAGGGACCAGAGAAATTGACACCACGGCCGCTGTGCTCCTTGGTTCCTAGCTGGCATCTTAGTTCACAAGACTCctggaggtgatggaggtggCAGTTAAAACGACAGGAAGACCTGATCTTGGACCGATCTTGGACCGAAGAGGCAGCGCTCTGAGTTCTAGCTGTGTGAACTGAcaggaaagggaaacatcatTTAAACAGACGGAGCCTGTTGCCTCTTCTGTCCCAGGAATCTTTTGTAACTGGTACACTCACTACACGTTGACTGGTAATCCAGCTTCCGTGCATCACAAATTTAAAAGTCAAATGAAATTACGGgtatatggatggacctagagtctgtcatacagagtgaagtaagtcagaaggagaaaaacaaataccgtatgctaacacatatatatggaatcttaaaaaaaaaaaaaaaaagaaaggttctgaagaacctaggggcaggacaggaataaagatgcagacatagagaatggacttgaggacacggggagggggaagggtaagctgggacgaagtgagagagtggcatggacatatatacactaccaaatgtaaaatagatagctagtgggaagcagccacatagcacagggagatcagcttggtgctttgtgaccacctagagaggtgggatagggagggtgggagggagacgcaagaaggaggagatatggggatatatgtatatgtatagctgattcactttgttatacagcagaaactaacacaacactgtaaagcaattatactccaataaagatgttaaaaaaataaaattaaaattaaaataaaaaaaagaaattacggGTATAAAAACATTCTGGTATTATCAAGTGGTTGGTAAATTATCATTAAGCAGTCACCACATCTAGTCCTGAGCAAGTTCAAAGGCAAACATGAGAGTAGCAACCACAGCCAAAACcatgtttttattaaattaatttgttttattatgtAGGCAGATCCTGTAACACAACCCCAAAAGAGCATAAAGTATATATCTCTGTCTAGCTATAAAATGTACGTATataaaatgatttctttatttGGGCAGTAAGTGTCTTGCTAGAGAACAGCACATTTTACAATCAGTGGTTTCTTAGGTTTGTTGAAGTGCAGTATTATAATACATAATTATAACAATTCTATCCTCGTGACAACTCCCTTGTGTAGCCCTAATTATTTCCtccatttacagataaggaagagaggtgaagtgacttgccaaggtcacatacACTAAAGACAGGCAAGACCAGGACCCCAGGCACTTCCACTGGCCCTAAAGGTCGTGCCCTTGCCTCGAGCTGCCTCCCCCTCTGAGGCCTGACACCTGTGACAGTTGTGTTTTCTCCCAAGGTGACAGGAAGTCTTCTGTGGGGCTTAGATCCCAAGGGGAGGCGGGGGCTGTGTGTGCCCATGGTGCCTGGTGCTCTAGGGCTCTGATGTGAGggctgtgcttttcttttttttctaatttttattgaaatatagttgatttacaatgttgtgttagtttcaggtgtacagcaaagtgattcagttatacatatatatacatatatatattcttttttagattcttttttctcataagttattaccagatattgagctccctgtgctatacagtaggtccttgttggttatctattttacatatagtagtgtgtatatattaatcccaagctcctaatttatccctccccccccctttcccctttggtaaccataagtttgttttctaactctgtgagtctatttctgttttgtaaataagttcatttgtatcattttttagattccacatacaagtgatatcatatgatatttgtctttctctgtctgacttacttcggttagtatgataatctctaggtccacccatgttgctgcaaatggcactatttcattcttttttacggctgagtaatattccattgtgtatacgtaccacatcttctttatccattcctctgtcaatggatatttaggttgtggGCTGTGCTTTTAAACCTCACATCTCCTCCTTGCCCTCAGCTCGAGTGTCAGTCATATGGAAACAGAGCCCACCTGGCATCTATCCTGAATTTAAAGGAAGCCAGCATCATAGCAACGTACATAGGTGGCTGTCAAAGAAACAAGCCCGTATGGATCTGCCTGCATGACCTGCAGAAGGTAACCTCAGACTTGGCCCACAAATGGccccttgggaaagccagatagATAGCCCCTCTCTGGGAAACAGCCCCAGGCCTACTGACAAGGGCACACACAACAGATCTTCTTCAGTCACCTGCCTCCGATTGATAGAGGCCAAAGCTT carries:
- the REG4 gene encoding LOW QUALITY PROTEIN: regenerating islet-derived protein 4 (The sequence of the model RefSeq protein was modified relative to this genomic sequence to represent the inferred CDS: substituted 2 bases at 2 genomic stop codons); this translates as MELRLLHRKLRLNRTIRPGSITLRPSCATGWFYYKSCCXGYFQKLRNWSDAELECQSYGNRAHLASILNLKEASIIATYIGGCQRNKPVWICLHDLQKGQQWKWLDGATYIYRTMSGKSVGRNKYCAEMNAKNNFXTWNSKECSKLQHFLCKYRP